ATTGGCCTCAATAGATCTAGTGAGGGGGTCTCTCGCCAACATTCACCCTCATTTGTGGCAGGCGAGggcaaagaaaggaaatggccggtgaccagccactagtagaaagaaaaggtaaagaaaaagggagaagaaaaaaaaaatcagaaaatttttaaaaattatgtttGTTAGTGCCAGTTGTATTAGGTAGGATGattgatgtttatattagtGATTTTCAGTCAAACTTGGACATATGGCCTATATTAATAAAACgtcaataaatttaagattaatttggtcaaatcaaaaggtttagtaCTGATTTGACTAATAGGTGACGAacttttttcataatttccccCGAGATTGTAGACTCAAaaacatagaaaagaaaaaacaaaagtcttCGCATGCATGATGGGCGCGGCGTTCCAAGACGGTAGGCCAACCTGAGTTGGAACTGCCTGAGACACAAACATCTTGTTGCCTCAAGAACCTTGAAATAATTGATTCAGTTATAAATTCAAACATGATGTTCACCCATGGATGATCACAGCATTTTTGGATATGCCCATGATTTTCTACTCATAATTCGATATTCGCCAAGTTAAATTTTTGATTCGTTGAACTTCATCTCAAGAGAACTTCAAATGAAGGAGAAGCAATTTCGCTCAGTTCTCTACATCCTCGTTCTGATTTACATCAGGCTTTGTCCAAGCATGGCTAGAGCCAGAGATGCAGACACCGACAGAGAAGCGCTTGCGGCTTTCAAATCCGCAATATCCGACCCGCGAAATGCTCTCGCCAGTTGGAATCTCGGCACATCTCACTGTAATTGGACCGGCGTTTCGTGCACGAAGGACGGCGAAATGAGAGTGAACTCTCTTATCCTTGCTGATCTCGGACTCACCGGCATCCTTCCGTCTCAACTCTCCAACCTCAGCTCTCTTCAGTACCTCGACTTGCATCAGAACTCATTCAGCGGTGAAATTCCGTCGAGTTTTGGACGCCTCACAGCCCTTCGGCGAATCATTCTTTACAATAACTCTATCAGCGGCTTGATTCCAGCAAGTCTCTCTCAGTGTCGGAGCCTGGAAGAGATCAGCTTCGCTTTCAACAACATATCCGGCAAACTTCCCGCTGAATTGGGTAGTCTTACTGAGCTGAAGATTCTTGATGTTTCTGTGAATAATCTCACAGGCTCAATCCCGAAAACGTCTGGTAATCTTTCTGCTCTCACCAGTCTTAGCCTCGCGAGAAACCGTTTGTCCGGCGAGCTGCCAAACGAGCTTGGGAATCTTCAAAATCTGGCCGTTCTTCAGCTCTCTGAGAACGTATTAACTGGCACAATCCCACCTTGGATTTTCAACATTTCGACCCTCGAATTCATTAGCCTTACACAGAACAAGCTTGCTGGAACATTGCCTTCTAGTGTAAACGTCTCACTAGCAAACCTGGAACAGCTCTATTTGGCAGAAAATATGATTGAGGGATTGCTACCAAATTATTTGTTCAACAGTTCACAAATTCAAGAactcgatttctcttccaaTCAATTTCATGGGTCCATTCCTTCACTTGGTAATATGAAAAGCCTGAAAAGTTTGCATCTCGGCTACAACAATCTGTCATCTACCACCGATCTCAACCTTCAGACCTTCCGTTCACTCGTCAATTGCACCAAGTTAGAGATTCTCTACCTAAACAGCAACCAACTAGCCAGCGAACTTCCTAGCTCGATCGGAAACTTGTCAGTGCACCTGCAAGAGTTTTGCATCGACGGTAATCATCTAACCAAAGAATTTCCTGATGTCCTCGACAGGTTTCAGAACCTCACAGCCCTGTCGATCCACGAGAACCGGTTCACTGGAAAATTCCCAAGCACCGTGGGAAGGGTGCACTGGCTACGAAGACTCCAAGCGCATGGAAATAACTTCTACGGTGAAATCCCAGATTCCTTTGGCAATCTCACTCAGTTATACCATCTGACAATGGGATTTAATGAGTTCTCTGGTAGATTTCCTTCAAGCATTGGAAATTCCAAGCAATTGAAAGTACTGGGGTTGGCATCCAATAGCCTCAGCGGAAACATTCCAGAGGAGATTTTCAGGCTTCCCAACTTGAGAGATGTGCGATTGGCCAAAAACCAATTGAatggttctctctcttctctggtGGGAAGATTGAAACAACTCGAATTGCTCGATGTTTCGGATAATCAGTTATCTGGATCTATTCCAACGGCTATTGGGGGATGCTCGAGTTTGGATGCTCTCAAAATGGCTAGGAACAACCTAAGCGGGCAAATACCGAGTCAAATTGGCGACTTATCTGCCCTGCGGAGTTTGGATCTCTCGTGGAACAATCTCTCCGGTTCAATCCCCGTAGAATTAGGAGATCTTCAGATTCTGCAGAGTCTGAATCTGTCTTTCAATCATTTAGAAGGGCAAGTTCCTGGGAATGGTGCCTTTGTTAATCTAACCTGGGATAAACTCCAGGGGAATAATGAGCTTTGCATGATCGATGCCAAAGCCGCACGAAAGCTCGGGATTAGTACATGTGAAGCCATGACGAAGAAAAAGTCCAATCAGCATCACCTACTGGCAGTCCTCATTCCCGTTTCAATCTCTATTGTATTAGCGTGTTGCATCCTCTGCTTCACATggataattatccaaaagaagaggaaaataaaagaaagagagtcATCATTCCCACCTCCTCTCATCAGAGGCTTGCCGAAGAAGGTATCTTATGATGAGCTTCACCGTGCAACTGACGGGTTTGCTCAAGAAAACTTAATTGGGAAGGGCGGGTTTGGCTCGGTGTACAAAGCTGTGTTCATGTGGAGGAACGATGGCTCTTGCATTTGCCGTGCTGTCAAGGTCATAGATCTTGAGCAAAGCAAGGCTTCCAGGAGCTTCAACATGGAATGCAAAGCCCTCAAATTCATCAGGCATCGGAACCTCGTGAAAGTCATCACTTCCTGCTCGAGCATCGACAACACGGGGCACGAGTTCAAAGCGCTGGTGATGGAGTACATGCCTAAGGGTAATTTGGAGAAGTGGCTGTACCCGGAAGATGTAGAGCGTGATGGCTCGAGCTTGAGCCTGATGCAGAGGCTCAATGTTGCTATCGACGTTGCTTCTGCGATGGATTACCTGCATCACGACTGCAACCCTCCTGTGGTCCACTGCGATCTGAAGCCGGGGAATGTCCTTTTGGATGACAACATGGTTGCACACGTTGGGGACTTTGGATTGGCTAggtttcttcatcaaattcaacAGGAAACAGGACATAGCACAATAGGCCTGCAAGGTTCAATTGGTTACATTCCTCCAGGTagtgtaatttctttttttcttttttcttttttaatgaaacaaaTTTACTGAAGTTTGATcaatctttttatattataacGATATGCTTGTGCCTTTTTGGTGACTCCTAGAGTATGGAATGGGAAGCAGGGCATCACCAAGTGGAGACGTCTACAGTTTCGGCATTCTCCTGCTCGAGATGCTTGTCTTGAAGAAACCGACTGACCAAATGTTCGAGGAAGGCCTGAACCTGAGAATTTTCGTGTCGGCATTGGACAATGGGGGTCACAAAGTCCTCGACATCGCTGATCCAAGGCTTTTCGCGAACAACGAGACTTCCAATTCGACGGGTAGCGATGTCTCCTCAAGCAGCTTCCTGGCGTCTCCGGACAACCTCAGCTTAGGAGGCAGCACGAATCCAAGGAACAGCTGGTTAATGAGGTGCGAAGAATGTGTCGCTGCGTTGATCAGGTTAGGCCTGTCCTGTGCGGCGCCATCCGCCAAGGATCGTCCGAGCATGAGAGAGGCCTTGGCGAGATTGCGCGAGATCAAGAGAGGTTTCCCGGCTCAATTGAAGCCACCTGATCATGCATAAGAATTTTGAGTACCTGCGCGCAATATTTAGTACTAGCTCAATTGTCGAAGTCACGTCTGTCGTTTATGTCTACGAGGCATTTCTTACATATGTATGTCGACATGggttggctgggtccaccttcatgtggggcccatctaacattaaaaaaaaaggaagaaaaaagagagaagttgaaaagAAAGTGGTGCCTTCGTGCGTTTGTGTGTGTGCCcaaagtgaggagagagagagaaaagaaaagggttgtTGCTATTGTGTAGACTtgaagggagagaaaagaaaaagttaaaaaaaagaagaagaaaaaaaaaaaaaaagagacccATAGGAAGAAAGTgcacgaaggagaagagagGATCGAATCTTTGTGATACAGATTTGAAGGCCAAAGGTCGACGGAATTGGctcaaatttaagtatgttgttCATGAGATTGAGAGTTACGAGTTAATGGTTTTCGTTCGTCAAGAACCGCCTCTGAATTCTCCAATTATGGTTAGAGTTTTCTTGTTACGAATTTATTTATCCACCTATGTGGTGATGAAATAAGATTGTAATATTGATATTGTGCTTATAGTatgtgactagagaagaatactttgtgtatcTTACTATTCTTGATAATTAGTGGATGTTTTGGACAATCCGTGATTTTTTCCGCATTGGGTTTTCCACTTAAAATCATTGGTGTcgttatttgttttatttacttatCATTTCGACATTATATTTGTATattgtgaagttatatattacTGGTTGTTGCTGGGGGTTAAAAGAATTTCAGTTGATTTAGTTTCAGGAGAGAAATTGATCATAGATTACGTTTGGCTCATGGTGAATTATTGTACCCGAGTTCTCCCCAACAAAGTGATATTAGAGCTAATGTTGTGGAAGAAACTAGCAGCACCATGTTTAAGTTAAATGTCTCGAATTAGTCTATTTGGAAGCCTCGAATGGAAGATGTATTATATTGCAAAGACTTGTTTGATCCTATTGAGGGTGATGAAGCCAAATGAAATAAGGAAAGTaaagaatgagagagaatgaaTAGGAAAATGGTTGGCTTATCCGACAATGGATTGATGATAGTGTGTTTTATCATGCTGCTCAAGAAATGAAGGCAGACACTTTGTGTAAGAATTGCAAGatctttatgagataaaaattccacaaaataaagctctttAAGTTAAGCaacttgtgaatttgagatacaAGGATGTGAGTAATATGGCAGAACACTtgagtgaatttcaagatgttgtaaatcaatcgacaaatcttgagattgatcttgGTGATGAATTGTAAGCATGCTTATTACTTGGTACTCTCCCCGATAGTTTGGACATCTTGGTTGTGACATTAAACAACTCAGCTCTTTTTGGTGTGATTTCTATGAGCATGGTTAAAGAAAGTttgttcaatgaagaaacaagaaaatgctTGAATTATGTTTCTACATTGGATACTCTTGTtatagaaaaaaaggggaagaagtcATTCAAGAAGGtttcaaagaaatgatactTGAGCCATGTCAAGAGGAATGTCGAAATCAAGACCAATGAGTGTGAAGTGTTATAATTGTGACAAAATGAGACATTATGCAAAAGAGTGTTGGTTGCCAAATAGAGATAGATCCATAATAGAAATGGAGatcgaaagaaagaagagaaacaagctaCAACGGTGGTTGCATCCGATGGCGATATTGTGTTCGTACGTGACGATGGATGTGTGTATCTTACATGCCAAGACTCTATGTGGGTTGTTGATTCTGCggcttcttttcatgtcacctcACAACGTGATTACTTTGCTTCTTATTGCGGCAGTGATTTTGACTGTATTAGGATGAAAATAGTGGTGTCTCCAAGATTATTGGCACGTGAGATGTTTATTTGAAAACCGATGTCAGatgtaatttgtttttgaaaaatgtgaaacACATTTTAGATATTTGACTTCACTTGATATCCATGGGTGTCTTAGATGATGATGGTTATTGAAATTCCTTCTTTGATGGCAAATGGAAGTTGACTAAAGATTCCATGGTAGTGGCAAAGGGTAAGAAGATAGATTCTCTCTACACCATGCAAACTgacttgattaaagaagaggTAAATGCAATGGAAGAGTCCTTAGTTGATTTATGACATATGAGACTAGGTCATCTTAGTGAGAAATGACTTGAAACTCTTGCTAGAAAGAACATTTTACCTTTGAAGGAGAaaaattgagagtgctagtatgaacaaaataaaggagttagggaagagaataagaacacaagatttatagtggtttggcttaatccaagcctacgtccactctcccacgctaacagccttcttggctggattccactatgcaatcaacaagagattacaatttcgagtgcaaacacttagtaatagatcacactatctcactaagtcactcttttggtatttctctcacgattacaaacgtttaaactctcaagagacaagtatatgatcgaaagtcgctcagactttggaattataaattctacgctccgtctcttacttgctcatcggtccatgatctccttaaa
The window above is part of the Eucalyptus grandis isolate ANBG69807.140 chromosome 6, ASM1654582v1, whole genome shotgun sequence genome. Proteins encoded here:
- the LOC104451963 gene encoding probable LRR receptor-like serine/threonine-protein kinase At3g47570: MKEKQFRSVLYILVLIYIRLCPSMARARDADTDREALAAFKSAISDPRNALASWNLGTSHCNWTGVSCTKDGEMRVNSLILADLGLTGILPSQLSNLSSLQYLDLHQNSFSGEIPSSFGRLTALRRIILYNNSISGLIPASLSQCRSLEEISFAFNNISGKLPAELGSLTELKILDVSVNNLTGSIPKTSGNLSALTSLSLARNRLSGELPNELGNLQNLAVLQLSENVLTGTIPPWIFNISTLEFISLTQNKLAGTLPSSVNVSLANLEQLYLAENMIEGLLPNYLFNSSQIQELDFSSNQFHGSIPSLGNMKSLKSLHLGYNNLSSTTDLNLQTFRSLVNCTKLEILYLNSNQLASELPSSIGNLSVHLQEFCIDGNHLTKEFPDVLDRFQNLTALSIHENRFTGKFPSTVGRVHWLRRLQAHGNNFYGEIPDSFGNLTQLYHLTMGFNEFSGRFPSSIGNSKQLKVLGLASNSLSGNIPEEIFRLPNLRDVRLAKNQLNGSLSSLVGRLKQLELLDVSDNQLSGSIPTAIGGCSSLDALKMARNNLSGQIPSQIGDLSALRSLDLSWNNLSGSIPVELGDLQILQSLNLSFNHLEGQVPGNGAFVNLTWDKLQGNNELCMIDAKAARKLGISTCEAMTKKKSNQHHLLAVLIPVSISIVLACCILCFTWIIIQKKRKIKERESSFPPPLIRGLPKKVSYDELHRATDGFAQENLIGKGGFGSVYKAVFMWRNDGSCICRAVKVIDLEQSKASRSFNMECKALKFIRHRNLVKVITSCSSIDNTGHEFKALVMEYMPKGNLEKWLYPEDVERDGSSLSLMQRLNVAIDVASAMDYLHHDCNPPVVHCDLKPGNVLLDDNMVAHVGDFGLARFLHQIQQETGHSTIGLQGSIGYIPPEYGMGSRASPSGDVYSFGILLLEMLVLKKPTDQMFEEGLNLRIFVSALDNGGHKVLDIADPRLFANNETSNSTGSDVSSSSFLASPDNLSLGGSTNPRNSWLMRCEECVAALIRLGLSCAAPSAKDRPSMREALARLREIKRGFPAQLKPPDHA